In Phoenix dactylifera cultivar Barhee BC4 chromosome 11, palm_55x_up_171113_PBpolish2nd_filt_p, whole genome shotgun sequence, the following are encoded in one genomic region:
- the LOC120112328 gene encoding cinnamoyl-CoA reductase 1-like gives MPDFVWHIVDVRDLADALLLVYEKPESSGRYICAAHPISSRELVDLLKGMYPNYGYQKNIVDVPPSAPPTSEKLKKLGWKCRPLEETLTDAVECYREAGLLDELEGHTLHLPPPFKVT, from the exons ATGCCAGACTTCGTCTGGCACATTGTAGACGTACGAGATCTTGCCGATGCATTGCTTCTAGTATATGAGAAGCCAGAATCATCTGGAAGATACATTTGTGCAGCTCATCCAATTAGTAGTCGAGAGTTGGTTGACTTGCTGAAGGGCATGTATCCTAACTATGGTTACCAGAAGAA TATCGTTGACGTACCACCAAGTGCCCCCCCGACCTCAGAGAAACTAAAGAAGTTGGGTTGGAAATGCAGGCCTCTAGAAGAAACTCTCACTGATGCTGTTGAATGCTACAGAGAGGCGGGTCTTTTGGATGAACTAGAGGGCCACActcttcatcttcctcctcccttcaaAGTTACATAG